Below is a genomic region from Thalassophryne amazonica chromosome 3, fThaAma1.1, whole genome shotgun sequence.
GGGAAAACATTTCTTGAAATTAAATACTTCATGTTAATGCTCATAATGAGCATTCACTGGCATGCAGCTGAAGCATGTCCTAAACATGTTCAAGTTTAtcagaaaaatactgtataaCCAACAAATTTCACTTATTTACATAATTGTGAATGCTTCAAACATTCGAAAAATTTTCTGATGCACATTCAGATATTGAAACTTTAGTATTTCCAAGTCTGCCTTGATTTGCACAATCTGATGCTTGGTCACATGATTTTTGTATAAATTGGTTAGTCTATAAAATGTGTAACAATCGCAGTAATTTCCAGCCCCCATTGTATATCATCGTCCAAAGATATCTGATGTATAGTTGGACGTCATATATGCAATAATGTAGTATCAAATATGAAGTACAGAATCATCAAATGCTGGAGGGTGCACACAACACTGAAGAGTTGAACCAAAAGTTTGTCATTTTTACTGAtaaatgccccctggacgcctcgctggagaggtgttccgggcacatcccattgggaggaggccccggggaagacccaggacatgctggaaggattacatctctcagctggcttgggaacgccttggggttcccccggaggagctggggaaggcgtgtgtggatcgggaggtctgggcggcattgcttgagctgctgcccccgcgacccgactccggataaagtggaagaaaatggatggatggatggatgaagtcTCAGAATTTTGCCATTCCAGTGGCAGAGCTGACCAAAGGTATAACAAAATATGGGAAAGGTCTCAGCATAAACAAAGGTTGATTGACAAATGCTGCTACATGCAGAATTGTAAGATTGccagaatttaaaataaaataaagtattaaaaataattaTAGCCAGCATTTGGCTCCCCAAATTGCCTTAAGTACAGGAAAAAACGttagatttttaaaaatttctgTGGAGCGGCACACGcccccagacaccccccccccagtagCATGCCGACAATACTCGTACAGCCAATCCCAACCACCACTCCTTCACCTGAAGCCAGATCCTCCCCCGCATTTTCTCCAATACCATCTTTTTTCTTCAAATATGTGACAAATATCACAAAATAactgttttttacattttgccTACATATTATTACCATGCTGCAGTGTCTCTCTGCTATAAAATGGACAATTTTTCAATCTTCCACAGTGCacccataaagtattcacagcgcttcactatttccacattttatgttacagccttattccaaaatggagtaaattcatttttcccctcaaaattctactcacaacaccccataatgacaacatgaaaggtttttttttttttgcaaatttataacaaaaaaaaaaaaaaaactaagaaatcacatagacGTAAGTAGCTATTTAACaccctgccaccaccatgcttcactgtagggatgacacctggcattcacgccaaagagttcaatttttgtctcatcagaccagaaattttgtttctcatagtctgagagttcttcaggtgtcttttggcaaactccaggcatgctgccatgtgcattttgctaaggagtggcttctgtctggccactttaccatctactcttctggaaggttctcctctctccacagaggaatgctggagctctgacagagtgaccttcggtttcttggtcacctccctgactaaggtccttctcccaagatcgctcagtttagacagaaaaaaaatgaatttactccattttggaatcattctgggacatgacaaaatgtgaatactttccagttaCACTGTAGCTTCACTCATTTCATCACTAAGAACTCTtgagatttgtttttgttgttggggtTCCTCCATGATGTCATTTCCTTACTCCCAACACAGGGAGTTGGGGATATTTTTGAATACAGTATCAACTGCAAAACAAAGTGTAGACTTAAACCTAATAATGTGGTCTTTATCTTTCATGATAACATGCTCTGTTAGATGTCAATATACTAGTATTCAATAAAGGGAAGTACAacgggtgattgagaagttttgagcctgacccagaaaaagtagggcgtggttctccatcttttgcattcggaGAAACCAAGAAGGCATCCAATGAGTCAAAAATTTCACACAATCTTGAGAAATGTTGATtcttagaatgcaaaagatggagaaccacaccctactttctctgggtcagactcaaaacttctcagtcacccTTGTAAATATTACACAAGCACAATTTTAACTCTGAaaggtaaaaaagaaaaagaaattttcTGAATACAAGAGTTTAATTGCCGTATTGATTAGTAACAAGAAGTACCCCATCCCCACCCCCCAAACAATTTTCGTGCGGCTCCGTTCTAGGCAAAAGACTCAACAGAAATTAAAAGACAAGAAGTAAATTAGCAGACTACAAAGAAAAAACTCTTATGCAATCCAAAAATTGTGACTGTAGTCTGAAGGACACTGTGCTGATGGTAAATGATGGCTGCGTTCTGAGCCCAGGTATACGTCTACGTCCTCTCTTCTGTCCAGAACTCAAATCAAGTCTTTCTGCTCTAGATGTCCTTGATAACATCCTCCAGCTCCTCTTTAGAATACATGTGGAAGGTTTTCCCAGGCTCTACTGTTGCCAGCTGTGAAAATGAGATAGAATTAAGAGACActttcaaaatttcaaaaatattaaATCTTGCAGTCTGCCACCAATTTATAACTGCATACAGCAACTTAAGACAGTTTCCCAttgtttataagctgattaaattgaaattgaattgaaagtgaacaacataaagtaaataaatgtgaaattggttactggatccttaaactctggacataaataggaataaacaaaatctgtagtttttgtcaaaagcatttcctttcagacactactggcatgaatgtctttccatacctctgagctgagctcttacagctggcttgCTGcacatgtaattcataaagaatacagcacgtctcatttttagtcgattgtagtttcttgtctgtattacaacatttgtagagaggtgtcattttatttaatgcagtgattcgttttgaagttattaattccgaccggactcggcagagagctgcgtagcgtttgaagctgtgccaacagaacagaggacgattctcatttcttgactgcaacaagagtcccagttagttactttaatccacacaaaagtgtctcacaatattttaatggctttgagaggggttaagaagcggacttgtgcttctgaaaagcagccaatcaaagaaccaacaagccagtggattgaagcattgcttcactggttcacgcttcaaagtggactcgcgctgcagaaatggttgattacagacccgctgcagggtctgtaatcaacgtagaggaattatcatgttcctgacaaacaccctcaaaaacaacgaccgctctgaaagaccgataagggaatcgttaagcacaaaggctaTCGGTGGACATCAGTGgaacaaatcatttcttaacgatactcgaaaagaaccggttctcgacatCCAACCCTAGTGCTGAAcctcattttgtacctctgttactgggcatgtccacACTGCCTGTCTGGTACACGTGAGGGGTTTTTAAACAGGAATACATTGCAATGCGGCAGgacattttgtccaatgtgagtgaaaatcgattacacaaaatccactatatacagtgtttattacatggaaaaccacacaaaagcattgggacttttgcattTTTCCTGTGAGtgcaaatatccagtttatacaatgatggtttaggcaagttttactgtataatcTATTTCTATAGGAGATTTACAGCGGTCAGTGAACAGTGAGTCTTTGAACTACACAAACTGCCTTGTGCGTTGCCTGGTCAATATTTTCACCCCACTGCAAGAAATCACCCACCACTGacttcacaaataacacaatcaGCACTCACAATCATAGGGTGAAGATTGTTGCGTTTGACATTGTATGTGGGTGACTGTGATCGTGTGCgttatatcaaaactttgtgatgaatgtgtttgtgtcagtgcGATAAGCAAAGAACATAACATTTCATGGCGCCATCCCAGACAGAGATACGAAGACCTTGGTTTTATCAGTTTATATTGTACGCAAATGACATTTTTTTGGGCATGCACCAGGCAAAGCTGTCAGGTCAAATCCAGTCTGTACCATTAAGTGGTCTGAGCAGgcgtcatggaacattccatccaacacccctatctgcacaaattacatccgatttattaatttttgtgtttcaaaatgtgtcatgtcacaaatgttttgaacatgttcaaaaatatCGATTTTTCTGTTAATCTACTTTTAACTGTATAATTTCAGAAATCAATGTTCTCCTTGTAGATGAAACGGGTATGTCACAGCGACATTTATTTCATCCTGATATCGTAGACTTGCTAGAAAATTATAGAATTACTTTTAAAATAAGGGAAATTTCAATAGAACAATGAATTTAATTATTAAATGCAGGCCAAATTtatgaatcaaatcaattttatttatatagcgccaaatcacaacaacagttgccccaaggcgctttatattgcaaggcaaaagccatacaataattacagaaaaaccccaacggtcaaaacgacaacctatgagcaagcacttggcaacagtgggaaggacagTGGGTCAATAAATTCTGAACAAGTGCAGAGCTTTATGACATTTTATATGGGAGGCATCTGGCCTTTAGGCCAGCACTTTGACAATCCTTGAAACTACAGAGAAACAGTGAACGAACCTCAATGTTGGTGGCGTTGAGCTTTTCCTCCATCACCTGCTTCAGGATGGTCAGAGATGACTTGATAGCGTCTTTTAATGTCATGGACTatcaattacacacacacacacagagacagagagagagagacagagagacagagagagagagagagtcttcAATTTGGTGTTtatacactgcatccagaaagtattcacggcgcttcacttttttcacattttgttatgttacagccttattccaaaatggagtacattcttttttttccctcaaaattctactcacaataccccataatgacaacatgaaaaaagtttagttttttttttgcaaatttattagaaataaaataaaataaaaaaaaaagaaattacctgtacgcaagtattcacaccctttattcAATACTTTGATGAtaaacctttggcagcaattacagcctcaggtcttcttgaatatgatgccacaagcttggcacacccatctttgggcagttttgcccactcctctttgtagcacctctcaagctccatcaggctcacagccattttcagatcgctCCAGAGACATTAAATTGGATTcaagtctgggttctggctgagccactcaagggcattcacagaggtcctgaaaccactcctttccaatcttggctgtgtgcttagggtcactgtcctgttgaaagatgaaatctcacctcagtctgaggtcaggagtgctctagagcaggttttcatccaggatgtctctgtacattggtggattgatctttccctcaatcctgactagtctcccacttcctgctgctgaaaaacatccccacagcatgatgctgccaccaccatgcttcactgtagggatggtgcctggtttcctccaaacatgcctggcattcacatcaaagagttcaatctttgtatcatcagaccagagaattttgtgtctcatgttcttagagtccttcaggtgcctttcggcaaactccagacaggctgccatgtgccttttaataaAGACCCTTTCACACCGGAATAACAGAGTTGTGTAATGCGGCGTACAGACTACGCTGAGTTTATGCAGCCTTCTGTCAAGTTTATGGGTCCTACGTGACAATACagcgagggacgcaaaggggtccGCGAAATGTATGCAAAAAATTATGTTTCATTTTCGCTGACGAGTACTCATAAATATGTCAACTGTGTGGttaattttcttttatttgtggACTTTCAGCATAGAGTACCGGATGCAGTGCTCTacacaagtctacacaacactatcTTACTGAACGTAAGTCTATGTAATACTGCCCTACTGTACACCTAATTCAAAACTGTCAAAAAGAAAGGTTTTATCacctaaaataaaaagaaaaaaacaactgcaCATTTGACATATTTATGAGCACTAGTCAGCCAAAATAAATTTGCACAGAATTGTAAAACCATTAGCAACAGTAACTACCTTGTGGTAGACCTCCTGCAGAGAGCTCTGAGCTCCTTCAGATGCTGAGCCAATGGCCCGAGCGTCACACTGTACAAAGGTTCCTGACGGGTCCATGTGGTACCTGAATTTCCAAAGCATGAAAAATTAAGATGCAGATTCCTTATTTAATATGTATGAGGAAATTGAACATTGGTTAATTTTACATACAGCTGTGGTCCTTTTTCATCCACCCCTCCAAACAAAAGTGCAACACCGAAGGGTCGGCTCTGAGTAGTTCACATCACAAAACAGAGAAGTGGAATAAAAGGTTATACTAGTCTGAATAAAGAATAAAGTCTTCAGAGACTAGGTGAGTGACTAACCATGGCGCCTGGGTCTGCATCCTCCTCTCCAAACTGCAGCGCCAGATTGGACACGGCCTGAGTCACACTCTCCACCGTCATGGTCTCATTGTAAGTGAACCAGTGGTTCTGAGGAAGATGCACACAGTTTAGTTATACCTTAATCTGAAACTGAAAAAAGTGTGCATTATTTTAATCACTGTAATACCTGTGTTTCCACTCTTGCCTTGTCGATTAAAGTCTTAGCATCGGCTATCAAGCCGCTCATGGCACAACCTTTGAagggaaaagaaagaaaattgacaaactcaaggCCTTACAAAATGCTCTTGCTCAGTGGCTCACATTTAGTGggctgaaaatacagtaaaactcacctaaactgtcatcgtatagaccggatactcacactcaccggacaaaagcgccaatgtttttgtatagttttccatgtaataaacactgtatataccggattttgtataacggattttcgctcacatcggacaaaatgtccCACCCCATTGCAATGAATTTCAAtgaaaaacccctcgcatgtaccggacagagcagtctggatgtgcccagccaCAAGAgaagtacgaaatgaagttcagcactgacactcgccgattaaAAGAAAATGGGTACCATATTACCTTGATTAAAAGTCTGGgcatttgtttttttcaaacagtCCCCGActcggtgtcgccgaccaaacgccCCCCACCataaattggtccaccctgccttcattgcgcatgcgtcatttcagagcgtcaccagcgattcatcgattatcacctcgattctgcttaaaactgcactccagtcatcatctatctcagcgacaggtaTCTGAAGTTttcgtacaacaatcatttccacataaattcagcattatttcataataaaagataggggaagcgatcagagtgcgacAGTAGTACTTCTGTgtctgacatgctgctgcgcCTATATCATTTTAGAGTCACTAGCAACTCACCGATTAttgtctcatttctgcttaaaactgactttagaatgatttaagagattttactttgtcatctgatggttaataatcacattattccctttgatcactatGAGTGTAGAAAGTCAGTCTCAGATGTACTGTTGAggcccaaaatgacgcatgcgcagtgaaggcagggcagaccaatttttagggagccccgtttggtcggcgacactggcccctaaatgaggcaggcctttattcaagtctggcgattattaacaaaatgccaaGGACCAAGTCagctttttcatttaattttctacggaatagcccttcaagtcaaaaacagtggcaacaaagcaccgtagctatggcctgtgtcagaCGCAGAGCGATTCAAGacacccgcaaaggattacatggaaggagtaaactttatcccatctttgaaaccactgagacgTACAAACGGTGGACAcaagtcgtgcttgtggtcgaccaaatttctcccacaaacatgtcaagaaggacaaatacaacaTCTATTCCAAGTACTCTGTTGGTGAATCTGGGCCAAGTATTGAAcatccggagttccggaccttattccagccacgtttctccctaaccaagtaagtcatgtttccacgGGGGagctgctacatgtctaaaagagtgactattattttggtattttctctaaagttatcagtggtatagtgctcgcaGCAGTAGACATTGcgtcaattagtgcgcctgaatcatgctcacttcatatgcaaatagccataatgttgttaaaccacattttaaagctatacataataccgtgaaactgcggtatttttgcccacggttatcataccgtccaaatctcatacggGCTCATGCCTACCCATAAAAATGCCAATtaatgacatgtttttttttttttttttaactactgaaTGCTGAAATTcaaaacagatatatatatacatatatatgtgtgtgtgtgtgctgttaatTTAATTTGCCAAAcaaatgattttcttaaaaaaattaaaatgcattGTCATCATTAGTCACCAACTTAAGTCAGGAAACTTTCAAAGCTGTCACAGCTCAACAAACACTTCATACACTGTTTTTACTGATGCAACCATCATATCACTGTGGCTTTTATATCAACTTACTGAAAACTGTAGCAGTGAAAATACCTGCCACTATGTAAATGACAAAAGTATTTCTCTCACAATGAATTCGTGAAACATTACAAAACTATAATCACCATCTCTGCAAAAAAATCCAGACACTCATAATAATGGTACAACACGCTCATGCCTTGTCAACGCAATGCAGAAATATATTGCAGAAGGACTACAGTCCACAGCGCACATGTTACCGTGCACCTCTAACCATGCAGTGTAATATAAGCAGGAGCTGTGTACTGTATATAGGTTTTCCTTTGTGGCTGATGCAGAGCTCCATTGTGTGAGaaatttatatacatatatacatacacacacagacatacactgtgTGTGCAGAGGTTTCACATTATGTCGTAATATGGGGAAAAACAGCATCAACCCCATCACAGTGGTTTTGAACATGGTCAAAATGCTGCACTACAGTTTCATACCACCAAGATGCATGCAGGCCATGCACACACTTTGCAAGAGGACTTGCGTTTCTGCCCAATCATGGCAAAACTCAGATTTATATTGCATCGTGTACTGAGTGGATGGTAGGGGTGCAGGGAGGGGGGGCGGGGgggaaatcgattcacgtccaaatcgcgattcttatttattaagattctcaatcgatccaaaatgtccaagaatcgattattaaaatgcattttttaaacattttcttgcttactcgctgtgtgAACTGTTTGTCAGGCGACGGCCcctgtactacagcgtccccgctagGGGAAGgaccggcgtgcttcaaacattcatgagctgcagcttagcatggcagacgaagagctaattcagccagcaccgtctttgctgaaggtaaatgtttgggcgcattttggattttattatttgctgcataagaaggagcttgacatgacttatgcagtgtgcaaaacctgcaaaatgaaagtcaagtacagtggttcctcgtttatcgcgggagttacgttctaaaaataacccgcgatgggcgaaatccgcgaagtagtcagcgttattttttacaattattatagacgttttaaggctgtaaaacccctcactacacactttatacacttttctcaaacaggctcaaagttcaaaccttagtagaaaaataagtccagtattatagaatgaaaccaaaagatcaaaacctgttttcaggcccaaacatttgtttgagaaataaaaatagaacattttccagataaataattatgatgacttttagaactaatgaatttaattttaacgatcaacctacgaggttggacacataagaaattattaatagtgactgaccagtatttcacagttcctctgaccgcgcgtcTTCATCCTGGCACCACTCCGCagagtctttttccactgagtcacacctcggtgcaggtgtctttttccgagtgaagaacacagttatgggtagttgttggcgctcttttttcttctgggtgagaagattcttataaacagacacatgcagaacacaatgcgcgtgctcttttttcgctcactgcctccggtgttaccgttgtgggacggatgcgggacccacaaagaatccaagtcattaaaaagatacaaacttctctcagtggccacgtagctctgcagctgcggttactgagaccatgcagcgctgcggatttttccacaagaattctatccttgcggacTGTTGgagtgctctgcatcaaaacagcgagcgtagtctctggacatgttgccagattttggccgcaactccacatagcagacagtggggcggtgtgggtggcccgctgcagcgcttaccgagcccgcagactcggtaagcacttcggaggcagtgagagtaaccgcggtgatgccgaccggctcGCCTGATGAGGAcgaagaacacaatgtgctgttaaaaaacaaaacaaaaaaaaaaaaaaagaagaagaagaagcatgcaaaattgcactaaagaaAAATCCGCGAAagtgcgaggccgcgaaaggtgaaccgcgatataacgagggaccactgtacttcggaaacacttcaaatccacaagcccacatgctacggcatcacccggagctaaaagaagcggagcagtgGTCTCTGCTGACCAATGACCAGCGCATACTAcatcacttcactaaactgccagccaactctgaacgagcaaagcagataagtaaatttacattttTAGAATCTCTTGATTAACCTCGTtaggctgcattttcttaaacataaacattttttaattaatataactatttctcagagatcttttaatcgaaaatcgattctgaattgaatcgtcaccccaagaatcggaatcgaattgaatcgtgagttgttgtaagattcacatccctagtggaCGGTCCAAGCCTTTGATGCCAACACCCAGCCCTCACTTGGTGCTACCACTTACCAATGTGACTGTCGATCTCTACAATCTTCTCAATGCTGTTCGGCTCCATCAGGGGAGAGGTAATTCTCTTCTCCACAGCCAGACACACCCCCTCCGATGTCTGGATACCGATGGCTGTGGAGCCCAACTGAAAGAACAAAGTCAAACCAAAGAGACACTGTTCAGTTCAAAATGCACAACTTTAAGTATACATCAACCACAATAGAAAACTTATTAGTCTActatataacaacaataataatttattattattattggcagcatggtggcttagtggttagcactgttgcctcacatcaagaagggtgtgagatcacttcccacctgtagccttcctgtgtggagtttacatgttctccccgtgtttgagtgggttccctctgggtgttccagcttcctccctcatccaaagacacgcacgtTAGGTGAATTGGCAGTTTTAAATTGACCCTAGCTGTGTGtatgggcatgaatgtgtttgtttgtctatatgtggccctatgacaaactggcgacctgtccagggtgttccccgcctcatgccctatgactgctgggataggctccagccccccgtgatccttaactggagtaagtggcatAAAAAAGATGGAtagataattattattattattattattataatacccGACCTTACCCAAACCCTAACCCATTTAAGAGAAAGTGGAATGTAATGTCACAGCTGAGAAATCAGCACAGAGCCTCATTCCAAATCCAGAAGCTAGGAGAGCCCTTCCAGAAGTGGCTTCCAGCACCAGAAGCATAAAAATGTCCGTTTGGATCAACATGCTCATAATGTTCAGAACATAAACATCACAACTGCCATATTTGCTTGTAGTAATGATTGTGCATTCATTcaatttctatacccacttattccaattaaaggtcacaggagAGAGAACCCTACCCCAGCAGacactgggtgagaggtggggaacACCCATAGGCTGTATACATACTGTACAAAGCCTGTGTGATGCCACTTGTGGGTTTTCTATAGAATCggaacagctgatatgaagcccatatctgggcaTTGCCATGTTGACAGCAGTGGCAGCCCTGACTCTGGCTACATCACAACTAGGgacgggtattgataagattttaatcgatattgataccattatcgattccgcttatcgaccgattccttatcgatacctcttgtgaattttctgtgtactaaaagtaggctttacaggt
It encodes:
- the psma5 gene encoding proteasome subunit alpha type-5: MFLTRSEYDRGVNTFSPEGRLFQVEYAIEAIKLGSTAIGIQTSEGVCLAVEKRITSPLMEPNSIEKIVEIDSHIGCAMSGLIADAKTLIDKARVETQNHWFTYNETMTVESVTQAVSNLALQFGEEDADPGAMSRPFGVALLFGGVDEKGPQLYHMDPSGTFVQCDARAIGSASEGAQSSLQEVYHKSMTLKDAIKSSLTILKQVMEEKLNATNIELATVEPGKTFHMYSKEELEDVIKDI